The following proteins come from a genomic window of Panicum hallii strain FIL2 chromosome 8, PHallii_v3.1, whole genome shotgun sequence:
- the LOC112902578 gene encoding nitrate regulatory gene2 protein, protein MGSSPSKATGEDALVLCKDRMRHIRRAIDSRDALSAAHLSYTQSLRTVGTALRRYAESEISPESSLSISEVDKSPSHSSMASPSPSRAVENVASPMHRASPLTTTPATRIHCMKATGTTPLTFMIDPSAAEFVGQESPVSAFVPPPPPLPPELCTSWDFFDPIDAAGSSSSNNENGLTLNFSRLKGLRESKVAEVVPLKEEEEEEELVTSERRHTELPGVNSPSKQEREPKQSVISKPSQLVDVSSKANSSEQVAAKVEESEMEKELCTETEDPSEFITHRAKDFVSSMKDIETRFIRAAEAGNEVSRMLETKKIRLDICPKLPGSPSKLPTARFVSALRVCCNRDIILNQETAQHVSKVVTWKRSVSSLSSSSKSALMTSIIKDDVDDSNSDFVEEFAMVSGSHSSTLDRLHAWERKLYDEIKASENVRKAYDEKCNLLRRQFARGLNAQLIDKTRAVVKDLHSRVSVAIQAVDAISKRIEKIRDEELQPQLFELIQGLIRMWKSMLECHHKQFITITLAYHVKSSTPLQQGEHHRQAAMNLWNEMDSFSSSFRNWVTAHQSYVEALNAWLQKCVLQPPQDRRRRKRKVSFPPRQAVSPPIFILCRDWLTLTESLPSDELCKSIKDVMQLLRVSFEHQDDQNKPKSESQECGMLENNEQEEAKSGSVPAAEGLQSRLTMVLDRLTKFSEASLKCYEELKQNYEIARDDYKRVGPNAQLA, encoded by the exons ATGGGTTCTTCTCCCTCCAAAGCCACTGGAGAGGATGCCCTGGTTCTGTGCAAGGATCGGATGCGCCATATCAGACGAGCCATTGACTCAAGAGATGCATTGTCAGCAGCGCACTTATCGTATACTCAATCCCTCCGTACTGTGGGGACTGCACTGCGGCGATATGCTGAGTCTGAGATCTCACCAGAATCATCACTCTCTATTTCAGAAGTGGATAAGTCGCCGTCACATTCCTCTATGGCATCTCCCTCGCCTTCGCGTGCAGTAGAGAATGTTGCCTCTCCAATGCATAGAGCAAGTCCATTGACTACTACTCCTGCAACAAGAATCCATTGTATGAAAGCGACAGGAACCACACCTTTGACCTTCATGATCGATCCATCTGCTGCTGAATTTGTGGGGCAAGAATCCCCAGTGTCAGCTTTTGTGCCACCCCCACCACCATTACCTCCAGAATTATGTACATCATGGGACTTCTTTGATCCCATTGACGCTGCTGGTAGCTCATCCTCCAACAATGAGAATGGGCTAACCTTGAACTTCAGTAGATTGAAGGGTTTGAGAGAGTCAAAGGTGGCTGAAGTAGTGCCActgaaagaagaagaagaagaagaagagctagTTACGTCTGAAAGAAGGCACACAGAACTTCCTGGTGTTAATTCACCATCTAAGCAGGAAAGAGAGCCAAAGCAAAGTGTGATCAGTAAACCAAGTCAATTGGTGGATGTTTCATCCAAAGCTAATTCTTCTGAGCAAGTTGCTGCAAAGGTGGAAGAAAGCGAAATGGAAAAAGAATTGTGCACAGAGACAGAAGATCCTTCGGAGTTCATCACTCATCGAGCGAAAGATTTTGTGTCAAGCATGAAGGACATTGAAACCCGATTTATACGTGCAGCTGAAGCAGGGAATGAGGTTTCCAGAATGCTGGAGACCAAGAAGATCAGACTAGACATATGCCCAAAATTGCCAG GTTCTCCAAGCAAGCTACCTACTGCCCGATTTGTGTCAGCGCTTCGAGTCTGCTGCAATCGTGATATTATTCTCAACCAGG AAACTGCACAGCATGTTTCAAAGGTTGTCACTTGGAAGCGTTCTGTCTCATCTCTATCGTCATCATCTAAGAGTGCACTCATGACATCGATAATTAAAGATGATGTAGATGACAGTAACAGTGATTTTGTTGAGGAATTTGCCATGGTATCTGGAAGCCACTCTTCTACGCTAGACAGGCTACATGCATGGGAGAGAAAACTATATGATGAAATCAAG GCAAGTGAAAATGTCAGAAAGGCCTATGATGAGAAATGTAACCTCCTCCGGCGCCAATTTGCGCGCGGCCTAAACGCACAGCTGATTGACAAGACTAGAGCTGTTGTTAAGGATCTACATTCCAGGGTATCTGTTGCAATTCAAGCTGTTGATGCAATCTCCAAAAGAATTGAGAAGATAAGGGATGAAGAACTGCAGCCACAACTCTTTGAGCTGATTCAAGG GCTAATCAGAATGTGGAAATCTATGCTGGAATGTCACCACAAACAGTTCATCACAATCACACTGGCATACCATGTGAAAAGCTCAACCCCGTTGCAGCAAGGCGAGCACCACCGCCAGGCCGCAATGAATCTATGGAACGAGATGGACAGCTTTTCCTCAAGCTTCAGGAACTGGGTCACTGCTCATCAGTCTTATGTCGAGGCCCTCAACGCATGGCTCCAGAAATGTGTCCTGCAGCCTCCCCAAGACCGACGCAGGCGCAAGCGCAAGGTCTCGTTCCCTCCCCGCCAAGCCGTCTCCCCACCAATATTCATTTTATGCAGAGACTGGCTCACCCTGACGGAGTCACTCCCCTCCGATGAGCTATGCAAGTCCATCAAAGACGTGATGCAGCTCCTCCGTGTCTCGTTTGAGCACCAGGATGACCAGAACAAGCCCAAAAGTGAGTCGCAGGAGTGTGGGATGCTGGAGAACAATGAGCAGGAGGAGGCAAAGAGCGGAAGTGTGCCAGCAGCTGAAGGGCTACAGTCAAGACTGACAATGGTTCTTGATCGCCTGACAAAGTTCTCAGAGGCGTCGCTGAAGTGCTACGAGGAGCTCAAGCAGAACTATGAGATAGCTCGCGATGATTACAAGAGAGTTGGACCAAatgctcaacttgcttag